Part of the Musa acuminata AAA Group cultivar baxijiao unplaced genomic scaffold, Cavendish_Baxijiao_AAA HiC_scaffold_1138, whole genome shotgun sequence genome, CAGCCAGCTTCAATGAACTATATCCAAAATAGTGTCATTCTACTATACATAAAAAGTATATCACCAGAAGGGTGGACTAATGCTAACGCATGCATATGCCACCCACAGAGTGAACTCTGCAAGTAAGAATGTCAAAGCTGAAATCCTTCTTTGAAGAGCTCCAGAGTAACTTTCACTCCTCGGCCAATCCACATTCTTAGTCTCCTTCGATAGGCCATAAGAAATAGTCATCGGGATCAAAACCATTTAGGCCTTCATCTATGTGAGGGAAAGCCCCAAGCATCTCGGCGTCAGCGTTCTGAGGGTGGAATGGGAAATCCGAGACATCACCGCGTCGCTGATAAGCATCACCGTCACCCATGCCAATTTGGTGATAAGTACCGGTGCAATCAGCATCCATCCCCTCTAACAATGCTTCCAAGAAAAATTCATCTATAGGGAAATCCTCATTCCAATATCCAGGTTGAGAATGCTCCATCTTGTGATTGCCTGATGGGGTGCTCATTGGAGCGCCTGCTGATGATAGTCCATTGTCCCGCTCATCCATCTTCTCGATTTTTGGTATCACCTCGGTTTCCCCTGAGCTTGAAATACCGACATCCGAATGAGACTGATGCGATGTCATGCAGGATTCGCATGATCCATTAGTTGCACCAAGTTGACTATCACCATAACGTTCGGGCAAGTTGAGACGGGCATAAGGTCCATACATAGCTCTCGCAGCTTCGTCATAAGCAACAGCAGCTTCCAGCGCAGTTGGGAAGGTGCCTAACCACAGTCGATTACCACGATTGGGTTCTCGGATCTCGGCGACCCATTTGCCCCATGTTCGCTGCCTGACACCACGGTATTGGCAGTTTGGATTATCTGGACCTCCTTTGCCTTTCATACAACCTTTCTTTGAACCTTTTGCCGGTGCTCGACGGACACAATTATCAGCATCCAGTTGATCGTTGTGATCTCTCCATCGAGCAATAGTTTCTGCCACAGAGTTGGGACCATCATGCCCCCTTCGTGGTTGTCGCTTTTTccttaaagaaaaggaaaaaaagaacaatTTAATTCTCCAGAATAATATATTAATGGAAGAACACAGAATAATTTGACACCGAGAACAGAAAGCTGTTCCATATATCAATACGAGCAAATGTTAAAAGGTATATGAAGATATTCATGCATGGTTCGGTTTAGTTTGATCATAGATAAATGAATTCCTTCTCTAACAAGAACAGAGAAGCATAGAAATAATAACTATTATTACAAAGATATTAAATTCAAATCAGTAGCCAAAACAATGTAACTACAGCACTCTGGCCGAGTTTCTCCTATTGAGACCATAATGGAAGAAGGAATAGAGAGTTCAGAATTAAAAAGATCCTGTGGTACGAGTGCATGAAACAAACAAATTTTAATCAGGTGACAAACATGAAGAGGCACCTCCTGATTAGAGTATATCTAACATAAAAACAAATCTAAGAGGAACTTCGGTTGAGACAAGAACTTATGAACAGATTGGACACCATCATCACATTCTCACTCATTATTAAGATTTTAGAtaagatttttttctttaaactcTATATGTTGATCCTGTTTTCCTAGCCCAAACACTATTCAGTTCTGTAAAATAATCATCGAGACACAACTGATAAATCTGTCAAGCTTCTCCATTTTTCACATCAATTCAACTGCATTTTAGATCAACAACCCAACATGTACCGAGACCCCCAATATATCTTCACAATCAACACTAGAACAGAGAAATATCGAATAAGCTTTGACACACAAATGATCTGGAGATCATCTGCTGATGGAGGATCGTGGACGTTTAGCCATCACCTAACCGCTTGCTAAACACAAGGCCAAATCCATCTATCTAAGGAGCATTCTGCTCATGACATGTCTGACACCACCGCTACGCGCGCCTAGACCGCGATCTCCAACCGGTCCATAGACAACCGCAACATTGGTCGACGGCCATTTCGTCAGCCACCTAGCGGGCACATCCGCTGGCCTACATCTACAAGAAAGCTTAAGTCGGATCTCCTTCCTGTTGCTCTCTGCTCCGTTAATTTTCTTCCCTCCAATTACCATTTACCACAGTACGCCTCCATCCATCTCATCTTGGAGCAATGACACCATCCTCCTCTTTAGCTAATGTAACATCCGGTGAACTcatagatcaaaaggaaaaatcaCCATCACTCGATCAAAGGAAGCGCTTTTGCCCTTCCATCAACCGAACAAATCATCGAAACCAGTACCAGATGCATAAACCCAGATCACAAAAAGAAACAATGACAAAAGATTCCGCAAGATAAGAGATGATGCAGAAGAACACACGCGGAGGAAGTGATCGCGATTGTTACCTTTCCTGTTCCATCGCCATGCTCGCGCGCTCCGAGAGGCGTGGGGGTTCGGGGACGAAGATACTTATATAGAAGACGAGAGGCTTCCGCGAGGGTATCAAAGGATGACGTGTCGCGACGGCTGGCGCAGCTGTCGAACACGCGGCGCGCGGGGATTCAGCGAAGGTGCGTGGCTTTCTTGCTCGCGAAGACTCCCGCGGCTTCCGTTTCCGAAGAGGACACCTGCGCCGCAAGCGTGCGGGTCAAGTCTTCTACTCTTTCTCTCATCACTTAATGTTGACCTTCGTAACCTAATTTTGACCGATTCAATTAATGGAAAGCCCATGCTTAAATTGCAAGGAAAAGAAATTTATATTCACTTTAATTATATACTCTTGTCATTGGAAATATGCACATAATGCATCTAATATTTAAGTATAGCTTAAGTTACAAGCAATCTTGTAGCCACAGAGGAACATTAAGAAAATAGTAATGACATTGTACTCAATATGATGAAACACAATTGCTTCTTTTATCCGTATGAATTGGCCATCACAAAATCCACTCTTGCACGTCTTGTACAAAACCTTCCCAATTAATTTCGCATACTATGTCAATTCAACTTCCCACCATCGTCTACGCGGATCTCATCGATCCAATTTGTCACATTGACCAAAATTTCATGTTGAAATTTCTATCACTTAAAAATGATcttcaattatttttatttagataAAATTCTAAGTTAGTTTCCTATATTGataataatgaaaaaaaaggaagattatTTGATAAGATGAATATGGAAATTATCTTTTCCAAAgaagataaaatattaattatccGATTAGCCTAAATAcatttatattcttttttttattgagtttttctcttttattttccccTTGTACTTGATGCCTATCAAAATAATGAGGATCATTATAGAATGCATCATGTGATAGAATGAATTGTTTTCTTGTGCTAATGGTATAAAATATGTAAAAAATATTGTAATAAAAATCGTTTAAGAATAAATCAATAAACTAAGttattttctttcattatgaGTTTTTCTTATTATGTGTTAGtaatataaaactatatttttatcttcttattattatcttttctctCTGTTTGTTCTTTTATTATCACAGAatctctactttcattactttattGTAAAAATAAATTGCGATCTCTTCCTACATCACatgtcttttgattaattataatatgaaaatcataaatcataaataaaGATGACAAGATAATAATTACAGTTTATGAGTGCAATGCTAAACATTAACAAGACCAACCTATAATCAAACTGTTTGTTAATGTAGCCTTGCATATGGAATAAagatattttaattttctaatgccAGTGACAGCATTGCTGACTGAATTCAATCGATGGAACACAAATAGTAAAATACACAAATTGTAGTATTTCAGATTAGATATCGTCATTAAACGGGCATAATTAGGGACTCCAAAACAGGAGGAGAAAGATGCTGTTTCTATCAGCAATAGATTTCTTTGTGGGAGCTGGAATTTCAAACAAACCTGCATATTGATACaccaaccaaattttgtttctctttagGATATATAAAATCTAGCAAAATATGGATGCAAACTCGCATGTTCGAAGGTTGCAGATCAGGTGGAAATTTCCAACAATCTAGATACTTCAAGAGATGCATCGAGCCTGAAAAAGCTTACCTGACCCAGCTAACAAAGGGAGCTCAAGAAAAAGGAAGCATGTCTGCCATATTTTGCTAGTACCGGATCGTGGCAAACTCCTTTAACCTGAAGCTTAGAACCTATTACAAGGACAGCGAAAGCCCATAATACAAGTTCTTCAAAACTGCAGTGCCATTTCTCTTTAGCATTACTTTTGCACCATGTAGCATCATGGTCACTCTCCTGTTGCACACAGCTTTTGCCTGGCTTACTGATGAGTCAAGCATTAGTGTAATGTTTTCGATGCAAAACACTTGCAAAGATCAAAATATGTTACCTGTTATCAAAGATGTTTAACAGCAACACTTCAAGAACAAGATTCAGTCAAACATCAAATTACTGAGTTCTGCACGGGCTATCATCCCTACGACAAGCTTACCGAACAAGAAAAAGTTTCCTGTCATATCACTCTTTCAAGTATGTATGTTTCTGAACACTCTGGAAATATTGCTGATGCTTCAAAAGCCTCTCTCTTGGGACAAAAGGTGTCTCCGTCAGCCTTCATGAGAGACTCAAAATATGATATGAAGTCTTATAGATGTAATACTTCAAAAAAACATATTATAGTTTCTGCTTACTTTAGTAACATGCATGCAGCTGTACCCACTTTCAGAAAACATATGTGCATCATAGTATCCATGATTTACAAATAACACGCAAGAAAAGGTCTATTCCCCCACTCCAGCCATTAGTCTTTATAATATAATcgtgattattttttaaaatttcttaggATCATACTGTTACAAATTAATAGTTTTGTCTAGATTTAGATGTATGACAACCAAATGCATCTCTCTACATTTGTTGTCATATTGTGGCATTGGAACTTGGTATTATATGCTCATTCAACAGACAGACATTCAATAGGATTATAAGCACCGCTTTTACCTGGTAAGAGTTCAAGGTAACTGAAAATAACTGTCCTAACCACATTGATTAACTACATGCTGTCAGATATCGGTACTTAGCCTCGAATATATTTCTTTGTCTGAAACTTTCCacaaggttatatatatatatatatatatatatatatatatatatatatgaaatacagATTCTGAATCATGTGCAGAAAAGGCTCATAGAATAAGGTTGATAGATAATGCAGGAGAATCATAAACTATAAAATTGGATGAAGAAACAAAATGGAGGAAAATAACTATCTGGGGCAACAACAGAAAATTCATATTAAGCTGCAAAACTATCTGTTATGGGAAAATGACATGGATGATGTGGCTGCCACCTCAATGCCATGTGGATGCCACATCAGTGCCATGCGGATGCCACGTTAGCGCCACATGGATGTCACCCACCGCCACGTTGGTGCCACATTAGAGCCAAGTGACTACCACATCAGCGCTATGTGACTACTACCTTAGTGTCACATGGATACCACCCACCACCTCATGGATGCCACATCAGTGCCATGTGGCTACCACCTCAGTGCCACGTGGCTATCACCACATGACTAACATGTGGTCAGCATGTGACCGACATGTGGTCGACACATGACTGACACCTCAGCAACAACCCTTTGTAATTAGTGTTGATTACAGGAGTCACTGTCCAAAGAGCCCACTATAAAAGAGCTCTCAAGGTATGCTTCCGAACACTTTTTCCCAATGCTATTTAAGTCATTGACCGAATCTTCTAAACTCaaaactaacttaagcatcgaaggggcCTTAGTTGAGAATGCCTCCGACGTAGTTCTGAAGGGTTCGGCCTCTTTGGAGTCAGCAGGATTCGGCCTCTTCGAGGTCGGTAGGGTTCGATCTCTTTGGAGTCGGCAAGGTTTGACCTCATCGAAGTTCGATGGGTTCGGTACCCTCAAGGTCAGACAAGAGTGGTGTCGGCCGAGATTGAACTATGATAGATGTGGAAGGAACATCAGTTGGCTCCAAATCTGCATCCAAATCAAGCAACTAAATTCTGCAGTAACAGAATGGCACTAGGAGGGCACACCACAATGGCTTTGGCAAGCCGAACGCGGCAATCAATGGGTTTGGCAATCCTGCACTACATGCAACAGCAGCTCTATGACAAGTTCGGCAAAATGAAATCAGCAGTCAATGAGTTTGGCAAGCTGCACTTGTCGGCAACGCTGCAACAGGAGCTGATCTAAAACAAGTTCGGCAAGCTGAACTCGACAGTCAATGAGTTCAGCAAGCTGAACTCACAATTGGTGACTCAGCAAAGCTGTGCCACATGCAACAACAGCTCTACAACAAGTTTGGCAAGCTGAACTTGGCAGTCGATGAGTTCAGCAAGCTGAACTTGTCGGCAATGCTGCAACAGCAGCTGATCTATAATTGGTTCGGCAAGCTGAACTCGGCAGTTAATGAGTTCCGCAGGCTGAACTCGTAATTGGTGACTCGGTAATGCTGCAACAGCGCACTACAATAGCTTCGGCAGGCTGAACTCCGCAATTGGCGGTTCAGCAATGGCAGCTCTACAACTCTCCAATGAAAGAAACCATATAAAACTAAACTATTAGCACACATACAACTTTCATAAACCAGCCACATGACCAATTAGTGATTGAAACGCTGAATTCTCTAGTCATACTAAGTTCATAATCATCAGTGTTCTACTACTAAATGATTGATGTATGAAAATCCATTTTACTGAGAATGGAAGCTCAAGACAAATAAAGGGCACAAGATTGGCTGAAGACATCCGTTGCAAGTGTCATGTTCTCTGGATGGTGATCATATTGTTGATCACTGTTAGAAGTGATATGATCAAATAAAATCCATGAATATTTTTATTGAAATCCATATTTTTGGTCATCTTTTCCTTGCCCTCCTTTCGATTGAGATTATCAATCGtgcaaaatatttttaatatggaaCAGATTCAAGATACTAATTTATAGTGGCTGACTCCTACACATAAAATCCTAAAGATCCTGTGTTTATAACTAAAGAATGGTTGATCTTAtaatttcatataaaaatattgcATTTTCATTTGGAAAGCAGCTAGAACTAAATAAGAGCTTTAATAGATAGAATATAAAAGATAAATGTAGAGTAAGGATGTTAAAAACAAGGTGATGACATATTTAATGTTAAATTAAAGACCTAAGAAGCATATTTCAGCTCTGAGGTTTGTGGTTTCTAATATAAAATATACAAGGGTAAAATAAAATTTGTATGTGATTTACATGCCCAGTAACCATGCTTAAGAAGAAAATTTGTAGATGGCTTCTTATTCTTGAAAATGCAATGCACAGAAACTAATATAGAAACTGTACATATATACACATGCCATTCAGAAAACACTCCCCATGTCACCAACTAAGATGACTGCGACGAACGCAAAGCTCTCACCACATCATTGCCAGCAAAAAGTATCAGAGCACTCTCCAGCTTCATCAATTAACAGTGAATAACTATTATTGGTGTATATCAGCTCTCGGTTCTCCGGAAATTTTGTGTTTCTGTATTTGGAATATCTTCCACCTTAATGTCCAGAGTCTTGGTATATAAGATCATTGTTATtcaatataaataattcaaaGGATATAGCATGCTAATTTTGACAAGTAACTCATGTTCCCTCTCTACCTTGGTTTTTTCAGGGGCAaataaacacttaaaaagggtgaACCAAGGCTCCCGTCCATACGGGTCTGGAGATGGTCCGCAACCTTACCACTATATTTACAGACGCTATTTCTCAGACTCGAACTTGGTCTCCCAGGTCGCAAGGCCTACCCTCAAATAGCATGTGGGTGGAACATCTACACTGCTTGACAACCATGTGGGAGCACTAAACATCGAATTCATAATTCCTAATTGAAGTACATGAAGAACAAAAACTTTCAATTAGTTCGCGATTGAAATGATGATCTCTACATTCATACCAAGTAACAATTCGTATATGGAAATCCGCTTTACTAAGCATAAAAGGCACAAAATTAATCCAAGACTTACCTTCCAACAGGTAGACGACAGCAAGTTTGCATCAAATTAAAACCCATGGATGCTGGAGTCAGCAAGAGAAGGCATGATCTTGATCTGGGAAGATTAAACAAAATCTTCCGTAAGACTCACGGAGGAACAACAGATAGGTAAGAAGACAGTAAATTAAACCAAAAAGTAAACGAACCCTACGGATCTATTGAGGGAATCTTAAGAATTGGGCTAATCTGATCCgggaaaagatcgtcggaagagatGAAGAACCTTCGCCGTCGGCCGGACTCGATGAATCTGCGAACTCTCCCAATTTGATTTGACCGTTTGGGAAATAATCATATTTCTTGGGCCGGTTCGACCGGGTTCAACGAGGAACGGATTCCACCGGCCCACGG contains:
- the LOC103974007 gene encoding dehydration-responsive element-binding protein 2B, which produces MAMEQERKKRQPRRGHDGPNSVAETIARWRDHNDQLDADNCVRRAPAKGSKKGCMKGKGGPDNPNCQYRGVRQRTWGKWVAEIREPNRGNRLWLGTFPTALEAAVAYDEAARAMYGPYARLNLPERYGDSQLGATNGSCESCMTSHQSHSDVGISSSGETEVIPKIEKMDERDNGLSSAGAPMSTPSGNHKMEHSQPGYWNEDFPIDEFFLEALLEGMDADCTGTYHQIGMGDGDAYQRRGDVSDFPFHPQNADAEMLGAFPHIDEGLNGFDPDDYFLWPIEGD